One [Clostridium] saccharolyticum WM1 DNA segment encodes these proteins:
- a CDS encoding Ppx/GppA phosphatase family protein translates to MAIRLFAAIDVGSFELELGIYEISQKAGIRRVDHVRHVIGLGRDTYKDGKISYELMEEMCQVIKDFSAIMQSYKVIGYRAYGTSALREAKNSKIVLDQIRVRTGIEVRVISNSEQRFISYKAIASKDAEFHKVIQKGTAIVDVGFGSMQVSLFDRDALVSTHNLMLGVLRIREMMGNVQVDNRIQNTLIEELVDNELYTFRKVYLKDREIKNLIGIGESILYLSRGSRGGKPVERVTAEEFAFFYEKIVGMSLDQIQERFGVNAEYASLLVPAAIIFKRVLELTRAELFWIPGIRLCDSIAAEFAEETKAVKFNHDFSEDILAASRNMAKRYKCHGPHTVNMEKYVLDIFDTMKKYHGMGKRERLLLQIAAILHACGKFISMRNPSESAYHIIMSTEIIGLSHMEREIIANAVRYNGVEFDYNRIRLNEDGFRNTKGEFPHEDSLILVGKLTAILRLANSMDRSHKQKLSESHMSVKNGQLVVTVPYEDDITLEAVAFHQKADFFEEIFGIRPILKQKRRLS, encoded by the coding sequence ATGGCAATAAGATTATTTGCTGCCATTGATGTTGGGTCGTTTGAACTGGAACTTGGTATCTATGAGATTTCCCAGAAAGCCGGGATCCGGAGGGTGGACCATGTCCGCCATGTCATCGGGCTTGGAAGGGATACCTATAAAGATGGTAAGATCAGTTATGAGCTGATGGAGGAAATGTGTCAGGTCATCAAGGATTTCTCCGCCATTATGCAGTCCTATAAGGTGATCGGATACCGGGCATACGGCACCAGCGCTTTGCGGGAGGCAAAAAACAGTAAGATCGTCTTAGATCAGATCCGGGTGAGGACCGGGATCGAAGTAAGAGTCATCAGCAACTCGGAGCAGCGCTTTATCAGCTATAAGGCCATTGCTTCAAAGGATGCGGAATTTCATAAGGTCATACAAAAGGGAACTGCCATCGTTGATGTTGGCTTCGGGAGCATGCAGGTTTCTCTGTTTGACAGGGATGCCCTGGTCTCCACCCATAACCTGATGCTGGGGGTCTTAAGGATCCGTGAAATGATGGGAAATGTCCAGGTTGACAACCGGATCCAGAATACCCTGATCGAAGAACTGGTGGACAATGAGCTGTACACCTTCCGAAAGGTCTATTTAAAGGACAGGGAGATTAAAAATCTCATCGGAATCGGAGAGAGCATCCTTTACTTATCCCGGGGCAGCCGGGGTGGAAAGCCTGTGGAACGGGTCACGGCTGAGGAATTTGCATTTTTTTATGAAAAGATCGTGGGAATGTCCCTGGACCAGATCCAGGAACGGTTTGGAGTCAATGCAGAATATGCGTCTCTGCTGGTTCCGGCTGCCATTATCTTTAAACGTGTTCTGGAGCTGACCAGGGCGGAGCTGTTCTGGATCCCAGGAATCCGTTTGTGCGACAGTATTGCTGCGGAATTTGCGGAAGAGACAAAGGCGGTAAAATTCAATCATGATTTTTCCGAGGATATACTTGCGGCCTCCCGCAACATGGCAAAGCGTTACAAATGTCATGGCCCTCATACGGTAAATATGGAAAAATACGTACTTGACATTTTTGACACCATGAAAAAATACCACGGAATGGGAAAGCGGGAAAGGCTGTTATTGCAGATCGCGGCCATTCTTCACGCCTGCGGCAAATTCATCAGCATGAGAAACCCAAGCGAGTCCGCTTACCATATTATCATGTCAACAGAGATCATCGGACTGTCCCATATGGAGAGAGAGATCATTGCCAATGCGGTCCGTTACAACGGAGTGGAATTTGATTATAACCGGATCCGCTTAAATGAGGATGGATTCCGTAACACAAAGGGCGAATTTCCTCATGAGGACAGCCTTATTCTTGTAGGAAAGCTGACCGCCATCCTAAGGCTGGCAAATTCCATGGACCGCAGCCACAAGCAGAAGCTTTCTGAAAGCCATATGAGCGTGAAAAACGGCCAATTAGTGGTAACCGTTCCCTATGAAGATGACATTACCTTAGAAGCGGTGGCATTTCACCAGAAAGCAGATTTCTTTGAAGAGATATTTGGAATCAGGCCCATTTTGAAGCAGAAGAGGAGGTTATCCTGA
- a CDS encoding sensor histidine kinase, whose amino-acid sequence MKNDINRRFHTRVIANIFYSAVVTVLIEIFLVTNVSLVAAYMRNTQRDNAFVEMLTSFDVVVILIYVVFGIGIFTVTFLLLQEKSMRYISRISDAMQSISHGDLNITVDIEGDDEFSVMAASLNKMVEDLRGLMDKEREAERTKNELITNIAHDLRTPLTSIIGYLELLSGETKLDPEVQKKYIGIAYVKTKRLEKLIEDLFGFTKLNYGKISMHVSKVDVVKLISQLLEEFYPSFVDKNLSYELQSNVPVQTISADGNLLARLFDNLINNAIKYGADGKRILVKVHGSEELVTVQVINYGYVIPEEELPLIFNKFYRVEHSRSTNTGGTGLGLAIAKNIVDMHGGTIEVSSDLSGTVFTVKLLVDFDINKENFGKIG is encoded by the coding sequence TTGAAAAATGATATCAATCGCCGTTTCCATACCAGGGTCATTGCCAACATATTTTACAGTGCAGTGGTCACGGTCCTGATCGAGATATTTCTGGTGACAAACGTTTCTTTGGTAGCAGCCTATATGAGAAACACGCAGAGGGACAATGCATTTGTGGAAATGCTTACATCCTTTGACGTGGTGGTGATCCTGATTTATGTAGTTTTCGGAATCGGGATATTCACGGTCACCTTCCTTCTTCTCCAGGAAAAGTCCATGCGTTACATCAGCCGGATCTCTGATGCCATGCAGAGCATTTCCCATGGAGATCTAAACATCACGGTAGACATTGAGGGAGACGATGAGTTTTCTGTCATGGCTGCCAGCTTAAATAAGATGGTGGAAGACTTAAGAGGTCTCATGGATAAGGAACGGGAGGCAGAACGTACCAAGAACGAGCTGATTACCAATATTGCCCACGATTTAAGGACTCCCCTGACCTCCATTATCGGATATCTGGAGCTTTTGTCCGGAGAAACCAAGCTTGACCCGGAGGTTCAGAAAAAATACATAGGAATTGCATACGTGAAGACAAAGCGGCTGGAAAAGCTGATTGAGGACTTATTTGGATTTACAAAGCTGAATTATGGAAAGATCTCCATGCACGTATCAAAAGTGGATGTGGTGAAGCTCATCAGTCAGCTTCTGGAAGAATTTTATCCCAGCTTTGTGGATAAAAACCTTTCTTATGAGCTTCAAAGCAATGTCCCCGTCCAGACCATCTCGGCGGATGGAAACCTTTTAGCCCGTCTGTTTGACAATCTGATCAACAATGCCATCAAATATGGAGCGGATGGAAAGCGCATCCTGGTAAAGGTTCACGGAAGCGAGGAACTGGTCACTGTCCAGGTGATCAATTACGGCTACGTGATCCCCGAGGAGGAGCTTCCCCTTATTTTCAACAAATTTTACCGTGTGGAGCACTCCCGTTCCACCAATACCGGAGGAACGGGGCTGGGGCTTGCCATTGCAAAGAATATTGTGGATATGCACGGCGGCACCATTGAAGTGTCCAGCGACTTATCCGGTACGGTATTTACGGTAAAACTTTTAGTGGATTTTGATATTAATAAAGAGAACTTTGGAAAGATAGGGTGA
- a CDS encoding lysophospholipid acyltransferase family protein, with product MIRFILVAATVIIFLILSIPVLVVQWLIGRKDRHLREVQSLAVVQWIFRILLGMAGVSITVKGRENIPADRAVLYVGNHRSYFDILVGYVSVPGLMGFVAKKEMEKIPLLSAWMKNVNCLFLDRQNLKEGLKTILTGIEQVKRGVSVWIFPEGTRNREENPLDLLPFKEGSIKIAEKSGCPVVPVAMTGTAEVFESHFPFIRPSQVTIEFGTPIYTKELEPEFRKFPGAYVESQIKAMLEAELISQGKLSGRA from the coding sequence ATGATACGTTTTATTCTTGTAGCAGCAACAGTCATTATCTTTTTGATTTTAAGCATTCCGGTTCTGGTGGTTCAGTGGCTGATCGGAAGAAAAGACCGTCACCTGCGGGAGGTTCAGAGTCTGGCAGTGGTCCAGTGGATTTTCCGGATCCTCCTTGGAATGGCCGGTGTGTCTATTACGGTCAAGGGAAGAGAGAATATTCCCGCAGACCGGGCCGTTTTGTATGTGGGAAATCACAGAAGCTATTTTGATATTCTGGTGGGCTATGTGTCAGTTCCCGGCCTCATGGGATTTGTGGCAAAAAAGGAAATGGAGAAGATCCCTCTCCTCTCTGCCTGGATGAAGAATGTAAACTGCCTGTTTCTAGACAGGCAGAACTTAAAGGAAGGGTTAAAAACCATTCTTACTGGGATCGAACAGGTAAAACGCGGGGTTTCCGTCTGGATTTTCCCGGAGGGTACCAGAAACCGGGAGGAAAACCCCCTGGATTTACTGCCTTTTAAGGAAGGAAGCATAAAAATTGCGGAAAAAAGCGGCTGCCCGGTGGTGCCGGTGGCTATGACAGGAACCGCAGAGGTGTTTGAAAGCCATTTTCCTTTCATCCGTCCCTCACAGGTAACCATTGAATTTGGAACGCCCATTTACACAAAGGAGCTGGAGCCGGAATTCAGGAAATTCCCCGGTGCCTATGTGGAGAGTCAGATAAAAGCCATGCTGGAAGCGGAGTTAATCAGCCAGGGAAAGCTTTCCGGCAGGGCATAA
- a CDS encoding response regulator transcription factor: MSETISILVVDDEKEIADLVEIYLVSDGYKVYKANNAEEGLGVLEKNQIHLVLLDIMMPGMDGLQMCKKIRETNNIPIIMLSAKSTDLDKILGLGTGADDYVTKPFNPLELTARVKSQLRRYTQLNPNSAVNEAVKNEIAIRGLTINKDNHKVTVYGEEIKLTPIEFDILYLLASNPGRVFSTDEIFEKVWNEKVYEANNTVMVHIRRLRGKMKEDTRQNKIITTVWGVGYKIEK, translated from the coding sequence ATGTCCGAAACAATAAGCATTCTGGTTGTGGATGATGAGAAAGAGATTGCAGACCTGGTGGAAATCTATTTGGTCAGTGATGGATATAAAGTATATAAAGCAAATAATGCGGAAGAAGGACTGGGAGTTCTGGAAAAGAACCAGATCCATCTGGTGCTTTTAGACATCATGATGCCTGGAATGGACGGCCTGCAAATGTGCAAGAAAATACGGGAGACAAATAACATCCCAATCATCATGCTAAGCGCCAAGTCCACGGATCTGGACAAAATACTGGGACTTGGAACCGGGGCGGATGATTACGTGACAAAGCCTTTTAACCCACTGGAGCTGACGGCCCGGGTAAAATCCCAGCTACGCCGTTATACCCAGTTAAATCCCAACAGTGCGGTGAACGAGGCAGTTAAGAATGAAATCGCAATCAGAGGGCTGACCATTAACAAGGATAACCATAAGGTGACTGTTTATGGAGAAGAGATCAAGCTCACTCCCATTGAGTTTGATATCCTTTATTTACTGGCCTCCAATCCTGGAAGAGTGTTCAGTACGGATGAGATTTTTGAAAAGGTTTGGAATGAAAAGGTCTATGAGGCCAATAACACGGTAATGGTACATATCAGACGCCTGCGGGGCAAGATGAAGGAAGATACCAGACAGAACAAGATCATCACCACGGTGTGGGGGGTAGGATACAAAATTGAAAAATGA
- a CDS encoding RNA degradosome polyphosphate kinase, whose protein sequence is MAVVNEAIYNNPENYVNRELSWIEFNNRVLSEARDKSLPLFERLKFLSITASNLDEFYMVRVASLKDMVHAKYTKPDIAGLKPSEQLEKISERTHELVALQYSTYNRSLLSALKQNGLRVIQWHEDLSEEEGRYADSYFERNVYPVLTPMAVDSSRPFPLIRNKSLNIAALLQKKSGEEELEFAMVQVPSVLPRIVELPSGKQEERTVILLEQIMERNIGSLFLNYHVITAHPFRIMRNADLTIDEEEAEDLLEEIQKQLKKRQWGEAIRLEVEEKMDKRLLKILKRELNISSADIFEIAGPLDLTFLMKMYGLGGFEHLKAVPYIPQQVPRLMNEEDIFTNIRGGDILLHHPYETFDPVVDFVKTAAKDPEVLAIKQTLYRVSGNSPIIAALAEAADNGKQVSVLVELKARFDEENNINWAKKLEKAGCHVIYGLVGLKTHSKITLVVRREEDGIRRYVHLGTGNYNDSTAKLYTDFGLMTCNPQIGEDATAVFNMLSGYSEPLHWNKLVLAPIWLRARFLRLIRREARNAENGKTAHIMAKMNSLCDKEIIAALYEASCAGVKIQLIVRGICSLKAGIPGLSEHITVHSIVGNFLEHARIFYFENDNSPELYMGSADWMPRNLDRRVEIMFPVEDETLVEQILHVLKVQFQDNVKAHILQPSGTYEKPDKRGKVLVNSQEQFCQEAVRNVKEELGKLNPIGSRVFIPTESQGEEEDSL, encoded by the coding sequence ATGGCGGTTGTCAATGAAGCAATCTATAACAATCCTGAAAATTATGTAAACCGTGAGCTGAGCTGGATCGAATTCAATAACCGGGTGCTCAGCGAAGCAAGAGATAAAAGCCTTCCTCTTTTCGAACGGCTGAAGTTTTTAAGCATCACTGCTTCCAACTTGGATGAATTTTATATGGTCCGGGTGGCTTCGTTAAAGGATATGGTCCACGCCAAATATACCAAGCCGGATATTGCGGGCTTAAAGCCTTCGGAGCAGCTTGAAAAAATCAGTGAGCGGACCCATGAACTGGTAGCCCTGCAGTATTCCACCTATAATCGTTCCCTTCTTTCTGCCTTAAAGCAGAACGGGCTTCGGGTGATCCAGTGGCATGAGGATTTAAGTGAGGAGGAGGGAAGGTATGCGGACAGCTATTTTGAGAGAAATGTATACCCGGTGCTGACGCCCATGGCTGTGGATTCCTCCCGGCCCTTCCCCTTAATCCGCAACAAATCCTTAAACATCGCAGCTCTCCTGCAGAAAAAAAGCGGAGAGGAGGAACTGGAATTTGCCATGGTCCAGGTGCCCAGCGTACTGCCAAGAATCGTAGAGCTGCCTTCCGGGAAACAGGAAGAACGTACGGTTATTTTGCTGGAACAGATCATGGAACGGAACATTGGCAGCCTGTTTTTGAATTATCACGTGATCACGGCCCATCCCTTCCGCATCATGAGAAATGCGGACTTAACCATTGATGAAGAGGAGGCGGAGGACCTTTTGGAAGAGATCCAGAAACAGCTTAAAAAACGGCAGTGGGGCGAGGCTATCCGCCTGGAAGTGGAAGAAAAGATGGATAAGCGCCTGTTAAAGATACTCAAACGGGAACTGAACATCAGCTCTGCCGATATTTTTGAAATCGCAGGCCCTCTGGATCTGACCTTTCTCATGAAAATGTATGGACTGGGAGGCTTTGAACACTTAAAAGCCGTTCCCTATATTCCCCAGCAGGTTCCAAGGCTTATGAATGAGGAGGATATTTTCACCAACATCAGAGGAGGAGACATTCTCCTTCACCATCCCTATGAAACCTTTGATCCGGTGGTAGATTTCGTGAAAACGGCAGCAAAGGATCCGGAAGTCCTGGCAATCAAACAGACCCTTTACAGGGTCAGCGGGAATTCTCCTATTATAGCAGCCCTGGCAGAGGCAGCGGACAACGGGAAACAGGTATCGGTGCTGGTGGAATTAAAGGCCCGATTTGACGAGGAAAACAATATTAACTGGGCGAAAAAGCTGGAAAAGGCCGGGTGCCATGTGATCTACGGGCTGGTTGGCCTAAAGACCCACAGCAAGATCACCCTGGTGGTGCGCAGGGAAGAGGATGGGATCCGCCGCTATGTCCATTTAGGCACAGGAAACTACAACGATTCCACAGCAAAGCTTTACACGGATTTTGGCCTTATGACCTGCAATCCTCAGATCGGAGAAGATGCCACTGCCGTGTTCAACATGCTTTCAGGCTATTCCGAGCCTCTTCACTGGAATAAACTGGTTTTAGCCCCCATCTGGCTGCGGGCCAGGTTCTTGAGGCTGATCCGCAGGGAAGCCAGGAATGCGGAGAACGGAAAGACGGCTCATATCATGGCCAAGATGAATTCCCTCTGCGACAAGGAGATCATAGCGGCTCTATATGAGGCCTCCTGTGCAGGCGTGAAGATCCAGCTGATCGTCAGGGGAATATGCAGTTTAAAGGCAGGGATTCCTGGTCTGAGCGAACATATTACCGTTCATTCCATTGTTGGAAATTTTTTGGAGCACGCCCGGATTTTTTATTTTGAGAATGACAACAGCCCGGAGCTTTATATGGGAAGCGCTGACTGGATGCCGAGAAACTTAGACCGAAGGGTGGAGATTATGTTTCCGGTGGAGGATGAGACCCTGGTGGAGCAGATCCTCCATGTCCTTAAGGTGCAGTTTCAGGATAACGTAAAGGCCCATATCCTCCAGCCTTCCGGAACCTATGAAAAGCCTGATAAAAGGGGCAAGGTCCTGGTCAACAGCCAGGAACAGTTCTGCCAGGAGGCGGTCAGAAACGTGAAGGAGGAGCTTGGGAAATTAAACCCCATAGGCAGCCGGGTATTTATTCCTACGGAGAGTCAGGGGGAGGAGGAGGACTCCTTATAA
- a CDS encoding putative ABC transporter permease, giving the protein MKGMKTLTQLNLKQLPFNFFKCGVTGWCLEVIFTSTESILRHDWRLMGQTSLLMFPIYGCGALLGPIGTIIDRWVTPGSGLVARKTELAIRHGFLYMVLIFVAEYFAGSLLRGGGMCPWDYTGRSTNIDGLIRLDFAPLWFATGLLFEQITKKKGG; this is encoded by the coding sequence ATGAAAGGTATGAAGACACTAACACAACTAAACTTAAAACAGTTACCATTTAATTTCTTCAAATGCGGGGTGACGGGCTGGTGCCTGGAAGTTATCTTTACCTCCACGGAATCCATTTTACGCCATGACTGGCGGCTCATGGGGCAGACCTCTCTTTTAATGTTCCCCATCTATGGCTGCGGAGCTCTTCTAGGCCCTATTGGAACGATCATCGACCGCTGGGTGACCCCTGGTTCCGGACTCGTAGCCAGGAAGACGGAGCTGGCTATCCGCCACGGATTTCTTTACATGGTCCTCATTTTTGTGGCGGAATATTTTGCCGGCTCCCTTTTGCGGGGCGGGGGGATGTGTCCCTGGGATTATACGGGACGAAGCACCAATATTGACGGACTGATCCGTCTGGATTTTGCGCCGCTGTGGTTTGCCACAGGACTGTTGTTTGAACAAATTACAAAAAAGAAAGGCGGGTAG
- a CDS encoding ATP-binding protein yields the protein MKSQELILYRNMNYRELFDKISGLLSLEAGERTETMPDSYACAGQLIELAASYGFEGNLWHCFLAFCLANDENAYSTSCEIVGPVEGTLNELAAHDFRVIKELFDYDIRTLDSFLHGKGIWTALADYRAADGSSKVYNKRIRDQIVALAVALEQAENETVFALRVTEFYRRFGVGKFGLNKAFRIENTGTEPLILPITSMEHVRLDDIIGYQRQKQKLIENTEAFLNGRAANNVLLFGDSGTGKSSSIKAVLNEYYDRGLRIIEVYKHQFQSLSKVQEQVKDRNYKFIIYMDDLSFEDTELEYKYLKAIIEGGLGKKPGNVLIYATSNRRHLIREKFSDKRELDDDLHNNDTVQEKLSLVARFGVTIYFGSPDKKEFQEIVKGLAARSDINMPLEELYAKANIWELNHGGLSGRTASQFITHLLGTTGEKTERNS from the coding sequence ATGAAATCCCAGGAATTGATATTATACCGCAACATGAACTATCGTGAACTTTTTGACAAAATCTCCGGGCTATTAAGCCTGGAAGCGGGAGAGAGAACAGAAACAATGCCGGATTCCTATGCCTGTGCCGGTCAGCTCATAGAGCTGGCGGCTTCCTATGGCTTTGAGGGAAATCTATGGCATTGTTTTTTAGCATTTTGCCTGGCAAATGATGAAAATGCCTACAGCACCTCCTGTGAGATCGTAGGCCCTGTGGAAGGGACGTTAAATGAGCTGGCAGCCCATGATTTCCGGGTTATCAAGGAGTTGTTTGACTATGACATCCGAACCCTGGACAGCTTTCTCCATGGGAAAGGAATATGGACCGCCCTGGCTGATTACCGGGCAGCAGACGGCAGCAGCAAGGTTTATAATAAGAGGATTAGGGACCAGATCGTGGCCCTGGCCGTAGCTTTGGAACAGGCTGAAAATGAAACGGTCTTTGCTTTACGGGTTACAGAATTTTACCGCAGATTCGGAGTGGGGAAATTCGGTCTGAATAAGGCTTTCCGGATTGAGAATACAGGAACCGAACCGCTGATTCTGCCCATTACCAGCATGGAGCATGTCCGCCTGGATGACATCATCGGTTACCAGCGTCAAAAACAGAAGCTGATCGAGAACACGGAAGCTTTCTTAAACGGGCGGGCAGCCAACAACGTCCTGCTGTTCGGAGACAGCGGAACCGGAAAATCCTCCAGCATCAAGGCAGTTCTCAATGAATATTATGACAGGGGCCTTCGGATCATCGAGGTCTATAAGCATCAGTTTCAGTCTCTTTCAAAGGTTCAGGAGCAGGTAAAGGACCGGAATTATAAATTCATCATTTACATGGATGACTTATCCTTTGAGGATACAGAACTGGAGTATAAGTATTTAAAAGCCATCATTGAAGGGGGGCTAGGGAAGAAGCCGGGTAATGTGCTGATCTATGCCACTTCCAACCGCCGTCATCTCATACGGGAAAAATTCAGTGATAAAAGGGAACTGGATGATGACTTACATAATAATGACACCGTCCAGGAAAAACTTTCCCTGGTGGCCCGTTTCGGCGTGACCATATACTTTGGATCGCCGGATAAAAAGGAGTTCCAGGAGATTGTTAAGGGACTGGCAGCCCGCAGCGATATCAACATGCCCCTGGAAGAATTGTATGCAAAGGCCAATATATGGGAATTAAACCACGGAGGCTTATCCGGCAGAACGGCAAGCCAGTTTATCACCCACCTTTTGGGAACTACAGGTGAAAAGACAGAGCGGAATAGTTAG
- the cls gene encoding cardiolipin synthase, which yields MEAAWIQTVGIWNWLMDHLIYINLILSIIIVFFQRRDPKAVWTWLLALYFIPVFGILFYLLLGQDMRKGKMFRVKEVEDRVRYSAKNQEEFLKSHDISLVSSLSRDYSDLVVYNLETSGAVLTVDNTVDIFTDGEKKFKDLRAELSAAVRFIHMQYYIIKDDELFDSIIPILIERARAGVEVRILCDGMGGRFMPKDKWNRLKDNGVKVGIFFPPYLGRLQLRVNYRNHRKIVVIDNRVGYVGGFNIGREYISKDTRFGYWRDTHLKLMGGSVLSLQIRFALDWNYAAGENLFRNMKYFCEDEDGRCLDSMGVVDMSDERKHLGIQIIASGPDARSRQIRDNYIRLFSKARDHIYIQTPYFVPDDAVLTTLQVAARSGVDVRLMIPCKPDHPFVYWASYSYVGDLISAGARCYTYENGFLHSKGVMTDGKVSSYGTANMDIRSFELNFEVNAVIYDEETTRRLEELFLRDLERCKEITREVYEERNLFIRIKEQGSRLLSPLL from the coding sequence ATGGAAGCAGCTTGGATACAGACGGTTGGAATATGGAACTGGTTGATGGATCATCTGATTTACATCAACCTGATCCTGTCAATTATTATCGTGTTTTTCCAGAGGCGTGACCCCAAAGCGGTCTGGACCTGGCTTCTGGCCCTGTATTTCATTCCCGTATTCGGCATTCTTTTTTACCTGCTTTTGGGCCAGGATATGCGAAAGGGCAAGATGTTCCGGGTCAAGGAAGTTGAGGACCGGGTGCGTTATTCTGCAAAAAACCAGGAGGAATTTTTAAAAAGCCATGACATCAGCCTGGTATCTTCCCTGTCCCGTGACTATTCGGATCTGGTGGTATACAATCTGGAGACTTCCGGGGCTGTGCTGACCGTTGACAACACCGTGGATATATTTACGGACGGAGAGAAAAAATTCAAAGATCTAAGAGCGGAGCTTTCAGCAGCCGTCCGCTTCATTCATATGCAGTATTATATTATTAAAGATGATGAGCTGTTTGATTCCATAATCCCTATTCTCATAGAGCGGGCGAGGGCCGGGGTGGAGGTGCGCATTCTATGCGACGGCATGGGAGGGCGCTTCATGCCAAAGGATAAATGGAACAGGCTGAAGGATAACGGGGTAAAGGTAGGAATCTTTTTCCCGCCTTACCTGGGCAGGCTCCAGCTTCGGGTGAATTACAGAAATCACAGAAAGATCGTGGTCATTGACAACCGGGTGGGGTATGTGGGCGGCTTTAACATCGGCAGGGAATACATTTCAAAGGATACCAGATTCGGTTACTGGAGAGACACTCATCTCAAGCTTATGGGAGGCTCCGTGTTGAGCCTTCAGATTCGTTTTGCCCTGGACTGGAACTATGCAGCAGGAGAAAACCTGTTTCGGAATATGAAATATTTCTGCGAGGATGAAGACGGAAGATGCCTGGATTCCATGGGAGTGGTTGATATGAGTGATGAGAGAAAGCATCTTGGAATCCAGATCATTGCAAGCGGTCCTGATGCCAGGAGCCGTCAGATCCGGGACAATTATATCCGCCTGTTTTCAAAGGCCAGGGACCACATCTATATACAGACCCCTTATTTTGTGCCCGATGACGCCGTACTGACCACTTTGCAGGTAGCTGCCCGTTCTGGTGTGGACGTAAGACTCATGATCCCCTGTAAGCCGGATCATCCCTTTGTTTACTGGGCATCCTATTCCTACGTTGGGGATTTAATCTCTGCCGGAGCCAGATGCTATACCTATGAAAACGGGTTTCTCCATTCCAAGGGGGTTATGACCGACGGGAAAGTCAGCTCTTATGGGACTGCCAATATGGATATCAGGAGCTTTGAACTTAATTTTGAAGTAAATGCAGTAATATATGACGAAGAAACTACCCGCAGGCTGGAGGAACTGTTCCTTCGGGATTTAGAGAGGTGCAAGGAGATCACCAGAGAGGTGTACGAGGAGAGAAACCTTTTCATCCGGATCAAGGAACAGGGAAGCAGGCTGTTATCTCCTCTTTTATAG
- the pheA gene encoding prephenate dehydratase yields MKTLDLQEIRKQLDGIDHEIVSLFEKRMKLSGQVAEYKIETGKQVYDKEREQEKIRAVTGMVEDEFHKQAVRELYTQVMTISRHFQYKRMAEHGLKAEHDFRPVQSLPIKQARVVYQGVEGAYSHEAALKYFGEDGNIRHVDSWEDAMKEVAAGTADYAVLPIENSSAGAVTHNYDLLIKYRNYIVAETFLSVDHALLGLSEANEEDIQTVFSHPQALMQCSEFLNANREWKQVSVENTAVAAKKVLEDGDPSQAAVASEIAGKIYGLKVLRTSINHNKNNATRFIILSKDPVYREDAGKISISFELPHKSGSLYNMLSNFIYNGVNMRMIESRPILGRNWEYRFFIDIEGNLSDASIQNALKGISEEGSNMRVLGNY; encoded by the coding sequence ATGAAAACATTGGATTTGCAGGAGATCAGAAAGCAGCTTGACGGGATCGACCATGAAATCGTATCCTTATTTGAAAAGCGGATGAAGCTTAGCGGACAGGTTGCGGAATATAAGATTGAAACAGGCAAGCAGGTTTATGATAAGGAGAGAGAGCAGGAGAAGATCCGGGCTGTGACAGGCATGGTGGAAGATGAGTTCCACAAACAGGCGGTAAGAGAGCTGTATACCCAGGTAATGACCATCAGCCGCCATTTCCAGTATAAGCGTATGGCGGAACACGGGCTTAAGGCAGAGCATGATTTCCGTCCGGTACAAAGCCTTCCCATAAAGCAGGCCCGGGTGGTGTATCAGGGGGTGGAAGGTGCCTACAGCCATGAGGCTGCCCTGAAATACTTCGGGGAAGACGGAAATATCCGCCATGTGGACTCCTGGGAGGATGCCATGAAAGAGGTAGCGGCAGGAACTGCGGATTACGCGGTGCTTCCCATTGAAAATTCCTCAGCAGGAGCAGTCACTCACAATTATGATCTGCTTATTAAATACCGAAATTACATTGTGGCGGAAACCTTTCTTTCCGTGGATCATGCCCTTCTTGGGCTTTCGGAGGCAAATGAGGAAGACATTCAGACGGTGTTTTCCCATCCCCAGGCACTGATGCAGTGCTCCGAATTCTTAAATGCCAACAGAGAATGGAAGCAGGTCAGTGTGGAGAATACCGCCGTAGCTGCCAAAAAGGTCTTAGAGGATGGAGATCCGTCCCAGGCGGCAGTGGCCAGCGAGATTGCGGGGAAGATTTATGGCCTGAAGGTTTTAAGAACATCCATTAACCATAATAAAAACAATGCTACCCGGTTCATTATCCTGTCAAAGGATCCGGTATACCGGGAAGATGCGGGAAAGATTAGCATCAGCTTTGAACTCCCTCATAAGAGCGGCTCTCTTTATAATATGCTGAGTAATTTTATCTACAATGGGGTCAATATGAGGATGATCGAGTCAAGGCCCATATTGGGGAGAAACTGGGAATACCGGTTTTTCATAGATATTGAGGGGAATTTAAGTGATGCCTCCATACAGAATGCTTTAAAGGGAATATCCGAAGAGGGGAGCAACATGAGGGTTTTAGGAAATTATTAA